Genomic DNA from Thermotoga petrophila RKU-1:
CTGAGGGGAGGTAAGATGTTATGAAGAAGTTGCTCGCTCTTTTCCTGGTACTGGGTCTTTTAGTCACAGCAGCGTTTGCCTACGAAGACGTCGTTAAAGTCAATGTCTCTGGAACTGGCTACTTCAACGCGTACCTCGACGAAGAAGGCATCGACCTCGAAGGTGATATTAGTGATTTGTCTGTGTCCATTTCTCCAAGCTCTGGCAGTGTAACAGCACCGGCTACCATTACAGCAGAGTTTTCCATTGACGTCCTTGGAAAAACAGCTTCTCTCAGCAAGATAGCTATCACAACAGATCTGTTCGATCTCACTTACTACAACGATGATATCTATGGGGATGGCTATGTGTTCTACTACGTAGGAGACAGAACACTTGAATTCACACCAAAACTCGGTTTTGAAGGAATCTCTCTGACCGTATACTTTGCAGACATCGTTTCTGAAACGGACCTTACCGACGCTACAAACAATACCAACAACTACTTCGACGATGCCGTTGCTCTGAAACTCGGCGTGACAAACCTTGATCTCCTTGATGCGACACTCTTCGGTGCGTTCTATGATACTGATACGAACAATGCCACAAGCGCCTATGGCTATGCTGCCCACTTGAATCTCACTGGAAAAGACATCCTTGAAAATCTCGTGGTCGATCTTGCCTACGCCTACGAAGCAACCAGCATGTACCTGGTAGAAGCACAGTACAGCAAATCCTTTGAAATGGAACCTGTTACTCTGACGGTGTCTCCATACTTTGTCTATTCTGAAGGAGCCCCCACATACTACGACGATGATTCTGTTGATGGCGATGGCTGGACAGCACCCTGGGGATCCAAACTCGTGAAAGTTGGTCTCAAAGCGGAAGCTGGTGTCACCGATGAAGTGACCTTCAGTGCAGAACTGACACCGACTTACGATCTTGATGCCAATTCTTTCAGCCTGCCTGTGACGCTTGCTCTTGCTTACGACTCCGATATGGCAGAGGCAAATGTGAGCGCTTCCTGGGATGATGCTGTCGCTTCTGCTACTAATGTCACCATCGATGCCAACCTGACAGTCACAGCCGTTGAAAATCTTACAGTCAAAGCAGCTGCACAATACAAAGTTGCCACCAACGAACTGGGTTACAACGTCGACGCCAGCTACGTCTACGGTCCTCTCACAACAGGATTCTTCTTCGGAACTCTGTTTGATTCCAATAGTGATGGTACTGCTGATATCAACGATTACTTCACCTGGTACCTCTACTTGAAAGCTTCCGTTGCATTCTAATCCACACCACCGCAAATCAACCCCCGGCACTTGCCGGGGGTTTTGTTTTGTTGTATAATTTAAAACTGGAGGCGTGTCCGAACTGGCTAAGGAGCCGGTCTTGAAAACCGGTGGGCCGGAAGGCCCGTGTGGGTTCGAGTCCCACCGCCTCCGCCAGCCCCGCACGGGGCTTTTCTTTTTAGGGGGTGAAAACGTGAGAGCCCTTCTTGTGATAGACCTTCAGAGAGATTTCGTGGACAGAGGAGGTGCTCTTTACTTCGAAGGAGCAGAGAAGGTGATCGATCCCATTTTGAAGTGGGTTGAAGAGTTCAAAAAGGAGAACCTCCCCATCATCACCACCCAAGACTGGCATGATCCTGAAGACAGAGAATTCAGCCTCTGGCCGAAACACTGTGTTGCGAACACCGATGGTGCAAGACTCACCGAAAAGCTCGAGAAAGCCCTGGAAGACTATCCCAATCACTTCTCTGTGAAGAAAAACCGATACAGTGCCTTCTACAACACGAATCTTGAAAAGATAATCAGAGACAACGAGATAGACGAAGTTTACGTTTGTGGAGTTGTAACACACATCTGTGTGCTCTTCACCGTCGAAGAGTTGAGAAACAGGGATATCCCTGTTAAAATAATCACTGAAGGCGTTGCTTCTTACGATGAAGAGCTTCACCGCTTTGCACTGAGGGAAATGAAAGAAATTTTAGGAGCAGAATTCATTTGAGGTGATCAATGTGAAAAGACTCAGTCCCGAGGTCTTCAAGGTTCCCATCGACCGCATCAGGAACGGTTACTACTCGGACATATACTTCATAAACTATGTGAAGGTCTTGAAAAGGGACAACCGCCATCCACGGGTGTACTATCAGTTCTTTCCGAGGAAAGACGCCGTAATCTGCGGAATTGACGAGGCCCTCGCCATTCTGAAGTTCTGCACGGGATACTACAAAGACGAGGAAAAAGCGAGGGAACTCTTCGAAGAGATCTTGAAATTAGACAAAGAAATGCAGGCTGCTTCAGTTGAAATGGACGTTCAGAAGATTCTGGAGCTCACTCAGAAAAAGTGGGACCTCAGATTGAAACTGAACGATCTTTGGGTAGACAAATGGGATGAGATAGAAGTACACGCCCTCTACGACGGCGAGGAAGCGAAAGAAGGAGAGCCGATAATGACAATAGAGGGAGATCCCACCTATTTCGGGTATCTCGAAACGGTGCTTCTCGGTGTGATCGCAAGAGCCACCAGCACGGCAACGGCCGTCAAGAAAGTGGTGAAGGCAGCGAGAGGAAAACCCGTGCTCTTTTTCAGTGCCCGTTTTGATCACTACTGGGTCCAGGCAACGGACGGCTACGCAGCTCTCAAAGCGGGGGCCTTTGGAGTTTCTACAGACGCGAACGCGGACTACTGGGGTGTCAAATCCATGGGAACGATGCCTCACGCCCTGATAGCCTGCTACGATGGGAAGACCGAGGACGCTGCCATCGCGTTCGATATGCACATGGAGGAAGACGTGAACAGGATCATTCTTGTGGACTGGGACAACGATGTGATAGGAACAACCTTCAAGGTCATCGAAAAGTTCTACGAGTACGTGATGAAAAAGCCGTTCAAACTCGGAGTGACAGATCCTTCACCGATCATAGGTCCTGGAAAGAACAAGATATGGGGTGTGAGGTTCGACACCTCCGGGAATCTAAGAGATAAATCCGTGGTACCAAAGGACGAGTCTTCCTTTGGGGTGTGTCCGGAACTCGTCTGGAGAGCCCGTCAGGAGTTCGACAAAGTGGGGCTCAAGGATCTGAAGATAGTCGTCTCCGGAGGATTCGACGAGAAGAAGATAGATCTCTTCGAAAGACTCGGAGTTCCTGCAGATGCTTATGGTGTTGGATCTCGCCTGCTGAGGGAGAAGGTGGATATCACGGCAGACATCGTTGAAGTCAATGGAAGACACTGCGCAAAGGTGGGAAGGTACAAGATAGAAAACCCCAGACTGAAAAAAGTGGAGAAGCGCTACTGGGAAGAAGAGTGAGGAGGTGAATGGAATGGAAATCAAAAAGGGTACCTGGATCATAAAGAAGGGTTTTGCGGAGATGTTCAAAGGCGGTGTCATCATGGACGTCACCTCTGCTGAACAGGCCAAGATCGCAGAAGAAGCGGGAGCCGTTGCGGTAATGGCCCTCGAAAGAGTTCCGGCCGATATCAGAAAAGAGGGCGGAGTCGCCAGAATGGCAAGCATCGCAAAGATCAGGGAAATCATGGAAGCAGTGTCCATCCCTGTGATGGCGAAGGTGAGAATCGGACACATAGCCGAGGCAAAGATACTGGAAGAACTCGGAGTCGATTTCATCGATGAGTCTGAGGTACTCACACCAGCTGACGACAGGTTCCACATCAACAAACACGAATTCAAAGTACCTTTTGTCTGCGGTGCAAGAGATCTTGGAGAGGCTCTCAGAAGAATAGCGGAAGGCGCCGCTATGATCAGAACGAAGGGAGAGGCTGGAACGGGAAACGTCGTGGAAGCGGTGAAGCACATGCGAAGGATGATGGAACAGATAAAACAGGTGACCAAGATGGAAGACGAAGAACTCGTCGCTTACGGAAAAGAAATAGGAGCTCCCGTGGAGCTTCTCAGGGAGGTCAAAAGACTTGGAAGACTTCCCGTCGTGAACTTCGCAGCGGGTGGTGTGGCAACTCCTGCGGATGCGGCTCTCATGATGATGCTCGGAGCAGATGGAGTGTTTGTAGGATCCGGTATCTTCAAATCCAAGGATCCAAGAAAGATGGCGAAAGCCATGGTGCTGGCCGTTACCTACTGGGACAATCCAAGGATACTCCTCAAGATCTCCGAAGACATAGGAGAGCCGATGAGAGGGCTCGATGTCGAAGAACTCGAAGTGAGAATGCAGGAGAGAGGGTGGTAAAGAATGAAGATAGGTGTTCTGGGTGTTCAGGGAGATGTCAGAGAACACGTGGAAGCTCTCCACAAGCTCGGAGTTGAGACTCTGATAGTGAAACTTCCAGAGCAGCTGGACATGGTGGATGGTCTCATCCTGCCTGGTGGAGAATCGACCACCATGATAAGAATTCTCAAAGAGATGGATATGGATGAAAAGTTGGTGGAAAGAATAAACGAAGGATTACCAGTCTTTGCAACGTGTGCCGGTGTGATCCTTCTCGCAAAGCGCATCGAAAACTACTCCCAGGAAAAACTTGGAGTTTTGGACATAACCGTTGAAAGAAACGCCTACGGAAGACAGGTCGAAAGCTTTGAGACGTTTGTAGAGATACCCGCTGTAGGAAAAGATCCATTCAGAGCCATTTTCATAAGGGCTCCAAAAATTGTTGAAACAGGAAAGAATGTGGAAATTCTGGCAACCTACGACTACGATCCTGTTCTGGTGAAAGAAGGAAATATACTCGCGTGCACGTTTCACCCAGAACTCACCGACGATTTGAGACTGCACAGATACTTCCTGGAGATGGTGAAATGAAAGTGAAAATCGATCTGGAAGATGAAAAACTTCGTGAACGGATAGTCAAAATCGTTCAAGAGGTGGGATTTCTCATAAATGAATCATCGGATGTAATCATCACCGACAATTTGAAGGAACAGGATCGGTGGATGATTTTGGTTTCAGAGAACGTACCTGAAAATATTCCGGAAGGTGTGCTGGACGTGATCGATCCACGCCTTCCGGACTTTCTGCTAAGAAAAAAATTTGAAATGGTGAAGGTGTACCTGAAATTCCCCTCTGGTATCCTCAGTTATCTCGAAGACGAGTTCGAAAAATCGAAGCGATATGGATTCCCACTTTCTGTTATCTATCTCTTTTTCGAAGATGACGGCACAGCAAGACGCGTCTATGAAATCCTCCGAGAACTTTTGAGGTCTTCTGATAGATTCGATTTCCTGAAGAGAAACGAAATAATGATCGTTCTTCCCGGAACATCGAAAGAAGGCGCGGAAAGACTCCTCAAAAGGTTGAAGAGAAAGTTCCTGAGATTGGATTGGACGAAACAGCCGATGCTTGAGTACGGAGTCGCCCAGGTCGAAGACTGGATGGAAACCGTTGAAGATCTGCTTGCATCCCTCGAATCTTCTTTGAGGAGGTTGTAAAAATCTGAGTAAAAAAGAGTGGATCAACATAATTCTGGCGCTGGCTTTTGGATTTCTCGCCGTCTTTTTTATTTTCAGGGAAGTAGATCCCGCTGAATTTTCCAGATATTTTCATTTAAAATCTCTCCTTTACATGTTCCTTCTCTGCGGAACATTCGTTTTTTCTATTGTCATAGACTCTCTCAGAATGAAATGGCTTTATTCGTTCGTATGGAAAGAGAAATTTCCGCTGTACGATGCCTTCTTCAACAATTACATGAGTTTTGTTTTCAGCATGCTCACTCCTTTCTATTTCGGAGGACAGTTTTTTCAGACGTACCACCTTTCAAGGATGGGTTTCAGATCTGAACACAATGTGAACGTGATTCTTTCCAGATTCGTAGAATACCTGATCTCTGTTACTGTTCTTTCGATTCTGGGCCTTGTGAGATACAGAAACCTTCTCTTCTCGAACGCACTTTTGACCTCAAAGTTGATACTTCTCGCGTATCTCATTAGTGTATCGTTCATAGCCGTTTTGATGGTTTCACTGATAAATCCTACTCTCATTGCACGTCTTTTTAACGTTTTCAAGAGAATAGGGTGGATAGATCGACTCATCAAAAAGATCACCAAAATAGAAGATTGGGATACCAGATTCCTGGAATGGACAGAAAAATTGAAAGAAAGCGTTCAAGTACTCTGGAAAAGTGGCTTTATGTTTTTCGATTTTCCTCTCACTTTCATTTCCCTGCTTGTTCAATCTTTTGTTCTCTACCTTGCCATCTGGCTCACATCCGGAAAAATAGGTTTTCTCGACGTCACAGGCCTCTTCTATTTCCTGAGTTTGGTCGTGTTTTACATACCCACTCCTGGAGCGAGTGGAGGAGTGGAAGCGGTTTATCAGATCGTTTTTTCCAAGATTTTGAATTCTTCTGAAAAAACACTCGCCTCCATTCTCATCTGGAGGATTTCTACCTATTATCTTCCGATATTCATCGGTATAGCATTCCTCTTGATTTACCGCTATCCGAAGGAAGTGGCAAAATGAAGATCGTTCTCAGATTCAAGAAAAAAGGAATGAGGAGATTTCTCTCAACACTTGAGTCTATAAAACTCGTGGAAAGATCCATAAGGAGAGCAGATTTTCCAATCGTTTTCACGGAAGGTTTCCATCCAAAACCGAAGATGAGTTTCCTCGACGCCATGCCGGTGGGTGTGGTGAACCTCGCTTTCTACGTGGAACTCTTTGTGAAAAACATCTCAGAAAAACACATAGAGACTCTGAAAAACATCCTCCCAAAGGATTTCGCTTTAGAAAGCGCATGGATCTTCGATGGAAACATCAACGAACTGGTCAACTCGTATCGTTTCTTAGTGATCTCAGAAAAACCTGTGGATCTGGAGAAGACTATTTTGAAAAAGAACAAAAAAGTTTCGTTCAAAGAGAGTCTTCTGGATTTTGAAATATCGAGTGGAAAAAAGTATCACATCTTCAGGTATACTCAAAAGAGGGAGAAACTGATAAACCCGTTACTCCTTGCAGAAGAAGGAACTTTTTTCTTACCCATATGTGAAGAAGCCATGACCGGGCACGGTCCTCTCTCTTCTCTCCTCGAAAGGGGTGGTACGCGTGTCTAAAAAGATTCTTCTTGTTGACGATTCAGCGGTTCTGAGAAAAATCGTTTCTTTCAATCTGAAAAAAGAAGGGTACGAAGTGATAGAAGCGGAAAACGGGCAGATAGCCCTAGAAAAGCTCTCGGAGTTCACACCAGACCTGATAGTTCTCGACATAATGATGCCCGTAATGGATGGATTCACCGTTTTGAAAAAACTTCAAGAAAAAGAAAATTGGAAAAGAATCCCGGTGATAGTCCTCACGGCAAAGGGTGGTGAAGAGGACGAATCTCTGGCATTTTCCCTGGGTGCCAGAAAGGTCATGAGAAAGCCGTTCAGCCCCTCCCAATTCATCGAGGAGGTGAAGCATTTACTAAATGAATGAAAGGGAAATTTGCGAAAGAATCGCTGAAATCTTGAATCTTGAACACGACTGTTCGAAAGGAATAGATGATCTTTTGGAGATCCTGGAGTACGAAATAAACGAATATCGAAAAAGCTTAGAAGAACAGGCCATGTTCATGGAAGCTCAAATCGAAGAGCTTTCGCGCTCGTACGAAGAAATATCAACTCTGCTCGAAATCTCGGAGATTTTCGGTACGTTCGAGTTCCCTTTGAACTTGCAGAACAAACTGGAAAAAGTCATTCGACTCCTCAGGAACGTGATAAAATTTGAGGGTTATGTTGTTCATCTGGAAGGTGAGTTGACAGCCGGGGATCTAAACAGAGAAGAAATAGAAGCAGAAATAGGAAATCCAGAGAAGACCGTTCTGATAGAGCCCGGAAAATCTGAGAAGTTTTCAAATCTTCTGTTTGTACCGATAAAAGGAAACAGATACTACGGATACATGTGCTTCACTGGAAAAGAAGACGGAGGAGTTTTCACCGCAGGTGACAGGAAAATAGCTGAGATGACGGCAAGATACATAGCGAGTGCTCTCGACAGACTGGATTTTCTCAAAAAGGAGATAGAGCGAGAAAGACTGGAAGAACAATTGAACATAGCAAGACAGATACAGGCCAATCTTCTTCCCCGGAAAACTCCAGAGATTGGTTTCATAGAAGCGGATGTCTTCTCTCAACCCGCCGTTCAGGTTGGTGGAGACTATTACGATTTCTTTGTGTCACAGGAGAAAAGGTTTCTCACAGTCGTGGGTGATGTGGCAGGAAAGAGTGTACCGGCGGCTCTGCTAATGAGCGCAGTGAGGAGTTATCTGAAAGTGCTGGTCACCACGTGTCCCGATCTGGAAAGACTCGTGAACAGGTTGAACTCCATTCTCTGCGAAGACATGACAAACGACCGCTTTGTAACGATGGCTTTTATAGAGATATCTCCAGATGGAACTTTGAATCTTATAAACGCAGGCCACAATCCAGTTTATTTCCTGCATAAGGGAGAGCTCGTCAAGATTGAAACTTCTGCGATCCCAATCGGTATAACAGAGTGGGAATACAGAAAGCACACCATTCATTTGAAACCAGATACGTTCGTGATATCTTACTCCGACGGATTGACAGAAGCGAGGAACGAAGCCGGTGAAGAATTCGGATACGAAAAGCTGGAAAATATATTGAGGGAATTCAAGGGTGAAACACCCGCTGAATTGCTGGAGACGCTGAGAAAAAACGTTAAGTCGTTTATAGGAGATGCCCAGCAGCACGATGATATGACAATCGTGGTGTTAAAATATAAAGGACAGCAGGAGGTGGAATGATGTCAGGTCACAACAAGTGGGCCAATATTAAACACAGGAAGATGGCCCAGGATGCGAAGAAATCCAAAATTTTCACAAAGCTGATCAGAGAAATCATAGTTGCAGCAAGAGAAGGAGGAGGAAACATAGAAACAAATCCGCGATTGAGAGCGGCAGTTGAAAAAGCACGGGCAGAAAACATGCCCAAAGAAAACATTGAAAGAGCCATAAAGAGAGGAACGGGAGAACTCGAAGGTGTAGATTACCAGGAAGTGATCTACGAAGGATACGCACCCGGAGGAGTCGCCGTGTACATCAGAGCGCTCACAGACAACAAGAACAGAACCGCTCAGGAGCTCAGGCACCTGTTCAACAAATACGGTGGCAGTCTTGCAGAGAGCGGCTCGGTGAGCTGGATATTCGAAAGAAAAGGAGTTATCGAGATCCCAAGAGACAAGGTGAAAGATCTGGAAGAACTCATGATGATCGCTATAGACGCCGGTGCGGAAGACATAAAAGACACAGAAGATCCGATACAGATAATTACAACCCCTGAGAATCTTTCGGAAGTGAAGAGCAAGCTGGAGGAAGCCGGCTATGAGGTGGAAGCAAAGGTAACATTCATTCCAAAGAACACGATGAAAGTCACAGGTAAAGATGCCGAAAAAGTCCTCGAATTTCTCAACGCACTGGAAGATATGGACGACGTGCAGGAAGTGTATTCGAACTTTGAAATGGACGACAAAGAGATGGAGGAGATACTTTCCAGACTGGAAGGATAACTCTGATTTTGTTTGTTCTGGCAACCGTTTCTGCGTACGCTGGTTTCATCGAAGTGGGAGCAGGAGTTTATAATGAAGTTCCCACGGTGGGTTTTGTACTGTCTCCTGAGCTCAAAACAGACTTCATAGAAGGAAAGTTCAGGTTCGATTTTTTTGCAAGTTTTTCGGAAGGGGAGCTCTCTCTCCTTCCTTTCATTTATGACAATCCTGTTTATTTTCGATTCGGAATCGATGATTTTTCGTTCGAATATCACGCACCAGCAGTCTTGAAAGCGACCTTTGTACCGTTCAAAAAGAGCTGGAATGTGAGACTTGGTTTCATGGGTGGAATCTGGAACGGAGAAAATGTTTTCTTCTTCACGGAGAAACCCGTGTTTCTCGTTTTGTCGAACGATGATAACTACCACATTGGGCTGAACTTCAAAGTGTTCGATACAGGTCTTGAACTCTTCGTTGAAAACGAAAAGCCCGGTGTCTGGTTAGAACTTGGAAGTTTAAAAGTTGGTGTTTCGAACTGGGTTGGTTTGATCTTTGAACATAAAAAAACGGTGGTTCGTTTTCTTTACGATGGAGAATTTAAACCCGGTTTGGCGTTGCTCGAGGAAAACGGCTGGATCTTTGTCAACAGTGACTACGTAGAAGGAAGCTGGAAGGTGGGAAGATTCCATGCAGGAGGAAAGATCGGAAAAGAAAATTGGGCCTTTCAAATTTCAATCGAATTTTGAGTGGAAAGAATTTCCTCAGGAGGAATTCGAATGGTTCGTGAAAGAAGCTGAAAAGAGGTTCGGACTGAACCTCTCTTCTTACAAACCGCAGAGGGTGAAGCGCAGAACAGAACTCCTTCTCAGAAAGTACAACGTGGGATATAGAGAGTATTTGAACATGCTCATCAAAGACAAAAAGTACCTCGATGAATTCATGGATAAGATGACGATAAACGTGACGGAGTTCTTCAGAAATCCGGAAAAGTGGTGGGAACTCAGAGACGAAATCATTCCTCTGATTGCAAAAAATTCTCTGAGGATGAAGTTCTGGAGTGCGGGTTGTTCTTCCGGAGAAGAACCGTACTCCCTGGCCATCCTGGTTAACGAACTCAATCTTTCCTATAAAACTCGTATTCTGGCAACAGACATTGACATCGGCGTGCTCGGAAGAGCCCAGGAAGGTGTTTACGAAGAAAGGGCCTTCGTCAGCACTCCAAAGGAATACCTGGAAAAATACTTCGAGAAGTTACCAGATGGAAGGTACAGGATAAAAGATTCTGTGAAGAAAATTGTGGAGTTCAAAAGGCACGATCTTTTGAAGGATCCGTTCGAAAAGAACTTCGATCTGATAGTGTGTCGAAACGTGGTCATTTACTTCGAACCAGAAGCGAAAAATGAGCTCTACAGAAAGTTCGCTGAATCACTGAAACCGGGGGGATTCCTCTTCGTTGGAAACACTGAAAGAATTTTCAATTACAAAGAACTGGGATTTGAGATATACAAACCGTTCATCTACAGAAAGGTGGAGTAAATGGCATTTGTGATGGTTCTCACGATTGTTCTGGATCAGCTTACAAAGCGGATAGCAAGCGAGATACACGGAACCTTCTTCATAGTTCCGGGTTTTTTGAGATTCGTGAAGGCAACCAACCGAGGAATCGCACTCGGGTTGTTTAAAAATCTTTCCGAACAGCTTCTCTGGACCGTGATGTTCGTTGTTGTTTTTCTATCCCTACTTCCTTATATTTTCAAGTTCAGCAGGCTGGAAAGAACAGCCATGGGCTTCATTCTTGGGGGAGCTCTCGGTAACCTTCTCGACAGAATCAGATTCGGATACGTTCTTGATTTCCTGAATCTGACTTTTCTCCCAACGATATTCAATCTTGCAGACGTGTTCATCATAGTCGGAGGAGCACTTATGATACTGGGAGTTTTCAGAGGTGGAGACAATGAAAGTTTGGAGAGTCGAAAAAAGAGAAGAGGGTTGGAGACTGGATCAGTTTTTGAAGGAGAAGACACCGTCATGGATCTCGAGATCACTGATTCAAAAAGCGATAAAAGAGGGCAAAGTGAAGGTCAACGGTCAGATTAAAAAGCCGAGTTACAAGTTGAAAGAGGGTGAGATAGTAGAGGTTGACCTCCCTGAAAAGCCACAGGAAGCGACAGTTCAACCCGAAGAGATAGAATTGAAAGTTCTTTATGAGGATAGAGACATCGTAGTTATCGACAAACCTGGAGACATGATCGTTCATCCTGTTCCCTCCAAACTCAGCGGAACTCTCGTGAACGCCCTCCTCAATCACTGCAAAGATCTTCAGGGAGTGGGAGGAAAGCTCCGGCCGGGAATAGTTCACAGGCTCGACAAAGAAACCTCCGGTGTCATAGTGGTAGCCAAGAACGATTTTGCCCATCAGAGCCTCTCGAAGCAGTTCAAAGATCGAAAGGTGAAGAAAACTTACATACTCTTGGTGAAGGGTAGAGTGAAGAAAGATGAAGGGGTTGT
This window encodes:
- a CDS encoding RluA family pseudouridine synthase, which translates into the protein MKEKTPSWISRSLIQKAIKEGKVKVNGQIKKPSYKLKEGEIVEVDLPEKPQEATVQPEEIELKVLYEDRDIVVIDKPGDMIVHPVPSKLSGTLVNALLNHCKDLQGVGGKLRPGIVHRLDKETSGVIVVAKNDFAHQSLSKQFKDRKVKKTYILLVKGRVKKDEGVVDLPLARHPVLRIKMAVVETGKEAITEYRVLKRFDDVATLVLAFPKTGRTHQIRVHMKSLGHPIMGDKIYGKPKEDEIFGIKRQMLHALKLGFFHPRTGKWMEFVSPLPEDFKEAIRRIHEYVRERS